Below is a genomic region from Pleuronectes platessa chromosome 5, fPlePla1.1, whole genome shotgun sequence.
AATGGACAAAGTGAGTAACTGTAGCTACTGTCGCCTATGAGGTGTGTTGTTGCCGATTGTTGTAGCTCGTGACTCTGTGGTGAGTTAATGTTCATATGACGTTGTGTTATAGTTGCCGATATAAAGCCCTCAAACACAGCTCCTGCTCAGAAGGCTGCACAGAGCTCAGCTGAACACCTTCACTCCAGGAATGGTTTGGTAAACTGGGTCTTGTGCTCTTATGTCTCCTTCTAATTATTTGTCCATGTGCGTTGTACTAAAATAATGTGTATTGTGTTTGATACCTGTTGATTCAAAGAGAGATAATTTGAGCATCTGTTCTTGAGGTCTGCATCTGGTTTAAGAGCAGAAAGAAGTGTGGCAGTGTCTGAAGGCCTTTTACATTTGGttgtgagagacagaaaaatggCTGCTAACATCACCACAGAGTACAAGATGAATGATAAGATCATGTTGATTCAGATCTTCGtcgtcctctttctctgcattaACCTTCTGCAAATTACAACCTTTTTCTCCAAGGAGGTCTTCTACACCACCATGCGCTACGTCTTATTTGCTGTCACACTAATATCCgactgtctgtttttattcGTGACTGTCATCCTGCTCATTTTGTATTACTATCGCTTTACGATACAAATGTGGTTGTGCCTTATTATATATATGGTTTTGTCGCTGTACACTTTTGTGACACCGGTCACTCTGACAGCGATGACCCTGGAGCGCTACGTGGCCATTTGCCTGCCGCTGCGTCACACAGAGCTGTGCTCCCCACGCAGCACTCTGCACGGCATCCTCATCATCCAAAGCCTCAGCTCTCTGCCCTGCATCGTTTTTCTCTCCGTCTTCTTTGGATcggcctcctctgcctcctacaCCCAGAGCGGAACGTGCGCTGTGGAAACCTTCATCATCCACACGTGGCAGGGTCACCTCAGATCAGAGATAAATCAGTTTTACTTCCTGATCATGTGCATCACAATCGTGTTTTCCTATGTGAAGATAATGAGAGCAGCCAAAGCTGTATCAGCAGAGGACAAACAGTCCACATGGAGAGGACTCAGAACTGTGGGGCTTCATGCtttccagctgctcctgtgtctcatccagCTGTGGTGTCCTTTCATAGAAGCTGCTGTGCTTCAAATCAATCTCATGTTATTTCTCAATGTCAGGTACTTTAATTACATTACTTTTCTTATTGCTCCaagatgtctgtctcctctcatttatgGCCTCAGGGATGAAATATTTTTTCATGCCCTGAAGAGATTAGCTCTCTGTGGTTTGCGTAAGAAACACTGATCAGATTTGTATCATTAACAAATTGTCATGGttatattataaaatgtttttgttatttaattgcGTCTCTTGcttgaaaaaatgtaaatgtaatataatcaGTTTCGATataacaatgaaaatgttgattgaTTAATATCCAATCCCACTACTTGTATTTTTTCCGGAAAACATTTGCAGATTTTATTAAACTCAGCTTGCAATTCAACCTCTGTCATTAACCAGACATTATAGAGAGAATTATAAAAACTTCAAACAGGCCTGCTGTGATATTTACAAAATGGCTATCTAAAAATTACCTAAAAAAAATCGACATGTTTAGAAATACTTTTCAACAGAGAGAACATCATAAATGAACTAGCCTCTGCCCGCTGGTCAATGGCCACCTGCCAGATTGAATCCTCCTTGTCTTTAGTCAGTTTACCAGTGATGTCACGTATTTTCTTTGCAGAGCATTGCGTTTGTGCACAGCCTGTTCACAAATAGAGAGAATGTGCACAGTTTACGTTTAAATCAAGCAccaattattttttaactgtagTTGATAAATTCAGACTTTTCTTTGAATTTCCACTGTCATGTATCGGAAGTGAAAGCCAAAGTCACAGAGATCTTCATTCTGAAATCAAACCACAACTCTCAAAACTGCTTATCTatcaattaaataagtgtggaattaaATACAGTTATaaatattggtgtttttggGGTGACGTATAGACTCGACCCTAACCTGCTCTGCTTTCAACCCctgaaatattttaagtttagaaACTGACAGATATTAGTTTATATGtacacataaaacaaaacatgtaaacatacaTAGGACTTCAAGAAGGAAAAAACTGTTGAGCATAGGATGAAGACTTACTTTTGAATACTCAGTGATGGCGTCTATGAGAGCTAAGGTGGCCTGTGAAAGAAAAGTggttgaaatgtctgtaaccaGAGATGCTGCTCGTCTGGTTTATTACAGACTCATTTTAGTTCAGGTTTTCATCGCACTTTTCCTCCATCAACATTTTGCTATTAACAAATCTGGTTGTGTATAATTTTTTACATGTGGTCATCTGTGTAgggccagagcccagagtgAACTGACCATCTACACAAAGGCTTGAAAATTTGAGGCCCTGTGGGAAATTCTGATCCAGCATAGGAATTTCActtggcagtttcgagaaaccccagcaggtttcaagaCCCCCGCAGGAACACAGggacccctgctgggtctgaagagcccagaggttggccaccagacactggagccgaggttaaacaaagggttgttaaacttttggagggaaaacattctccagcaggcccaagagtctccccctggtggtggaaaatgtcctgGGAATGCCTTGGGACCCCcactgagttccaagccccgcccacttagatcgattcctgacaattcaattggccgatgtcctatgaccaactcctcaaggaggaggacctcacaggtaatttaaaagccctgacaCCCCAAAAATCTTAGCCATTCCccctgctaaggacttcgaccaggGCCCTTCCgggcctcccagatgttccagctctaaagggggcaactttaacaaaagccgcgcaacaggaagctcattcgccggccgagacaaagacttttcttttccacgatCTCCAAAACAACCGTGCCACCGCTGttcatcactgcagaagaaCGACGTCATCCCGTTGAGGAGCAAGAAGAATCCgctcctattcggcccagccgacgccgctgcaacagaggaaccagcgccaccgagcttgagcggccacgattattcactggacttccggaatatCCGCGCGACACATGCATGCAACAccgtgaaggtcacagtaagaggcttattaattgtctgggcagagaactagtttaaatacttagcgtgtcatttatttgattgtatgtttgtttgaagattgCGGATCTATTTTTCAGTCCGTGTTTGAACGCAGCGAAACGATAAGTCACTTCCGATTCCTTTGTACcgtgttgaaatgttttatgttATGGAGAGTCtacggcagcactgttatcgtccaaCTGGGTTTGCAGAGACTTTGCCAATAAAAAGTTTGGTACACAACTCCAATTTGAGTACCGAGTGGTAAAGTTTCTGTAACCTTGTCTCTGACGAttttttgagagctttcctgatctctctctatctctccctctctctctcttttctcctaaacctgtttttacacacgtcccgacctacacttatacgtttcatgttacacagctaaatcttgactaaaagagcctaaattcatctcgacgccgttcggcgccagaaccaggagatgcagtgttaaatctgtgaaaacaagagGACATCAGATCCGTGCATTTGCCAACGCTCAGCGTGGCTATAAATTacagcagaggtcttcaacagggggtccggaCCCCTGGGGGTCCGTGGAAGTACTGCTGGGGGGTCGCAACATTTTTGGTtgagacaattttttatattttatataattttttatttattttccaaccaATTTTTCCCCCACGAATTGAAATGCCTTTAAAtagacattaacatgcatccaacctATTGTGAGGCGGATAGGAccatctgcctgacaacctccatccgtccaaggttagataagttgtgtgctacccattcGGGtttgacatctcactaatgtgggagtatgtgtgccatccacagatggcttgaagattcactgtctcttctacaagtatgtttcatataaaaaaatgaatctatgaattattttaatagctcagtgttgaatgcaagatgtatgtttatgaatggcagtggcatggtcATCCTGTacattgcacatgtttaaattaagaacatgaatatatgaacctgtgtaatatttgaatagtttagtattgaatgcacaataacagggtagctatgtttatacatggcactaggcccagtttaatataaaacacaaatttatagaatatatatagTATGGGGTCCCTGCTctatctctccaccagtttgaggGTCCTTGGCGTGAAAAACCTTGAAGACCCCTATATTACAGGATATAACCAATATGTATAATAATGTATCAAATGAGAACATGACAAAAGTAACAATGTAACAAAGGGGATGTTTGTTGTGATGCTACAAAGAATTATAACATCAATCACCTCAACTTTTAATGAAAGTTGTCCTGAAATAGTTGCCGACTGAAGAActgaaggttcctggttcaatCCCGGGTTCCAACCAAAGACCAGCACCAACAACAATTCAATGTTTGATGGAAGAGATGCTCATGTTGCAGCGCTCCTGGTGTAAAATCAAACAAGTATTATCTTAAATGTGAACCTTTACATTTAACTTATTTAATAAAGACACATGTAAATAGTTGAAACACATGAAGTCGCCATTACTGAATTATGTTTTGAGTGTGAATCCCTCCAACGGACAAAGTGAGTAACTATAGCTACTGTTGCCTATCAGGTGTGTTGTTTGTTAATGTCATCGCTCGTGACTCTGTGGTTAGTTAACGTTCATATGACGTTGTGTTATAGTTGCCGATATAAAGCcctcacacagctcctgctcagAAGGCTGCACAGAGCCCAGCCTTCACTCCAGGGATGGTTTGGTAAACTGGGTCTTATGCTCTTATGTCTCCTACTAATTATTTCTCCATGTACAATGTACTAAAATAATGTGTATTGTGTTTGATACCTGTTGATTCAAATAGAGATCATCCCTTGTTGAGTTGTGCATCTGGTTTTAGAGCTGAATGAAGTTTGGCAGTGTCTGAAggctttttacatttggttgtgaaagacagaaaaatggcTGCTAACATCACCACAGAGTACAGGATGAATGATATGAGAATGTTGATTCAGGTCATCGtcgtcctctttctctgcattaACCTTCTGCTAATTACAACCTTTTTCTCCAAGGAGGTCTTCTACACCACCATGCGCTACCTCTTATTTGCTGTCACACTAATGTCCGACAGTATGTTTTTATTCGTGACTGACATCCTACTCATTGTAAATTTCTCTCAGTATACGATACAAATGTGGTTCTGCCTTATTTTGTATATCATTTCGTCTCTGTGCATGGTTGTGACACCGGTCACTCTGACGGCGATGACCCTGGAGCGCTACGTGGCCATTTGCCTGCCGCTGCGTCATGCAGAGCTGTGCTCCCCACGCAGCACTCTGCACGTTATTCTCATCATCTACAGCCTCAGCTCTCTGCCCtgcattgtttttctctccatcttctttgcatccgcctcctctgcctcctacaCCCAGAGCGGAACGTGCGCTGGGGAAACCTTCATCATCTACACGTGGCAGGGTCACCTCATGTCAGCCATTAATCAGTTTTACTTCCTGATCATGGGCATCACGGTCGTGTTTTCCTATGTGAAGATAATGAGAGTGGCCAAAGCTGCATCAGGAGAGGACAAACAGTCCACATGGAGAGGACTCAGAACTGTGGGGCTACACGCTTTCCAGCAGctcctgtgtctcatccagCTGTGGGGTCCTTTCATAGAAGCTGCTGTGTCTAAAATTAATCTCATGTTATCTATCAAGGTCAGGTTCTttaattacattacttttattcttgctccaaggtgtctgtctcctctcatttatggcctcagggatgaaatgttttttcatgcCCTGAAAAAAATTGTTCTCTGTGGTTTGCGTAAGAAACACTGATCAGATTTGTATCGATGAACAAATTGCCATGATGTTATAGTGTGAAATGTTTTAGTTGTTTAGTTGAGCCTCTGGTTtgatttatattgttattttttaattaaaaaaaaacgtaaatgAAAAATTCAGTTGGATAtgacaatgaaaatgttgattgaTCAACATCCAATCCCACTACTTGTATCTTTGCAGACAATATTTGCAAACATTGTATTAAACTCAGACTGCAATTCATCCTGTCTGTGATTAACCTGACATTATAGAGAGaattataaaaacatcaaacagGCATGGTGTGATATTTACAGAGTGACTATCTATAAACATCATAAATGAACTAGCCTCTGCCCGCTGGCCAATGGCCACCTGCCAGATTGAATCCTCCTCGTCTTTAGTGAGTTTACCAGTGATGTCACGTATTTTCTTTGCAGAGCATTGCGTTTGTGCACAGCCTGTTCACAAATAGAGAGAACGTGcacagtttacatttaaatcaagcaccaattattttttaactgtagTTGATAAATTCAGACTTTTCTTTGAATTTCCACTGTCATGTTTTGGAAGTGAAAGCCAAAGTCACAGAGATCTTCATTCTGAAATCAAACCACAACTCTCAAAACTGCTTATCTATCAATTAAACAAGTGTGGAATTATATACAGTTATAAATATTGGTGATTTTGGGCTGACGTATAGAGTCGaccctcacctgctctgctttcaacccctgaaatattttaagtttagaaACTGACAGATATTAGTTTTTATATACATGTAACgatctcctgggcctgagttcgtaaacacaaaaaatgaatatgatctcagaagaatatttgaaacgaaacttatcttttgttttaattcctctaattaaaattaaagaccaccacaactgtattttaaaagtcaaaacctttacaggtgtttattaacaatatgaaataaatgaaattgttgtgagctcctctctcaggaagtaaaatatttacaaaataaaataaatgcacaacagttatatgaaatataacttttctcaaatgcacaaaataaaatacagggtctctttaaattgttttacccaTTCCTATGAATTCACCctttaaatcactgaaaaagggttaaataaaatctttacctttcacaggtctctgaataaaaacaaaacaattatcaactttaaattaactcacaaacatcacatgtggaccagaaatgataaaactcaaaactcagttgcaggcctgtagtgatgctcgggttcggtgaggcctgaaaactattatggccacttcactcagtcaagagcataaaataaaagcacgtgcattgtcacatcagttcaatactcacaggtccaaacgaggagaaatagggcaatgacagtcacagataggggtgatggcagtcacaatccaaacacaggcagcacacagcaacgAAAATCCACTGCGGTCAAGTGAGCAGTGGTTCGTCTTTTCGTGGTCAAGTGAGCAGACGTTCGTCTTTTCCTGATTTCGAGTGCGCCCTTATTACAGAATGTATGGCAAATGCAGGTAGTCCATGATACGGAGCGAGCCAATCTTTTATGcgactgtaaaatccctttataccataatttctgacaaaggctgatccagttgtcctcaggaccatcctgactgttcagtcactcagtatcaagcatatttactgtataattatggagaaattcagcctcaaagttcctttttttttgttgaaaaaggcaatatgtgcaatatttcctctactgtaaaatctctatgatccataatttctgacaaaggttgatacaatttaactcaggaccatcctgactgttcactcagtcagtatcaagcatatttactttatcattttggagaaattcagcctcaaagttccttttatttagttgaaaaaggcattatgtgcaatatttactctactgtcaaatctctttgatccataatttctgacaaaggttgatacaatttaactcaggaccattCTGACTGTTCACTTACTCAGtgtcaagcatatttactgtatcattttggagaaattcagcctcaaagttccttttttgtttgttgaaaaaggcaatatgtgcaatatttactctactgtaaaatctctttgatccataatttctgacaaaggttgatacaatttaactcaggactATCCTGACTGTTCagtcactcagtatcaagcatatttactgtatcattttggagaaattcagcctcaaagttcctcatttttgagtaaataaaaattcccatttCCCTTGCTAATTTccgtgtgctctctctctccttgaacATCAGCAAGGTTTGCAagggggtggaggtgggagaattttttttatatacttcTGTATGTATGATGTTTAATTTTcaattgtgaaaaccaataaataaagtgaaaaaaaaatgagtaGTATaccgttttatttatttattcatttaatatttatgtattcattcatttatatattgtagcgtcctcgcttaCAGAGGACAGGGAACTTTTCCTTCGTTTAACAATTTGTATTAACATTTACACGGACATGTGCACTTCTCCTTTCACTCGTCACTCGAACGGATCATCTTATCATCTTACGGATATCATAtgatatcatactctttgtatattctttgtatatataagtctatatacacatatttatacatgtgcacatgttattattattatatttactattattattatatatactgttgctgccattattactatatactgctattttATTGGTatattactatcatatataaatatatattatgttatattatatatactgtactatttttatatactgtctaacaataacattaccatcatatcatcagtactattaccatcatcttgccactgcaccttatctacctatttatcttgtgtttctgttttttattctttctacctcaatattattcttttattttattctattgtattgtattttattgtattcaaatataccggctgctatgacgacttaatttcccttcgggatgaataaagtaatctatctatctatctaacacctcaacaacaacttCACTTCACAACGTCATTGACTCCTGATCCCCCCCAaaaccagccaatgagagaCTGTCTTCCCCAAACAGCCCCATCCTATTCGTCTAAACAATCACATGTCCCACCCCCATCCCCTTCTGTGACACTCAGGATCTCAGAACACTCcttaaacacagtgttttactgAATAACGTCAAACccacatatatacataaaacCCAGTCCGTTgcaatatatttaattatgcatttttattatttcctgaGTTGGTAACTTTACACTGAATAAGCGCATGCGCGATATTATAACACCAGATTTGCTCTTCCAACGACTTCTTCTCGTCAAATGTTGAGGCATGGCGCCAACACGAGGGTAAGTAGCCCTTGCAAATATTTCTTATGGCTACTTGGGCTTAAGTGACATGGGATGTTGACAGTAATAGTAGCTAAATAGCGCCATCCTATCCTTttctatgaataaatataacatttgttataaataTTTGTGGCATCTACACCGCACATGGTTAGTCTAATTGTTCAGCCAATAAGCACATGCTCATGTTAATTGGCACACCAAGTAACATATGCAAAGTATGCACAATAGGCTATGttgtatacatttttatcagtgcaaattatattttactattttccAGTTGTTACATAACTCATCCGCAGCTTGTTGCGGAGCCTACAGCACGCAGAAACGCAGAAACTCAGTCGCTACCTGCAGGCCAGTGATTGAGAGAGACATATGGGGGTGACAGGCAGCCCCCGCTAGTTTATAACTTTCACACTGTTCAAAATTTCTAAGTTTATAGGCTACAGCACGCGCAGCCGACTATGCGCAGCCGGGCCTACAGAAACACTTCAAGAAATGCTGCAGCATAACacaatatctttttcttttgttaattTCAGAGTCTTTCTGTTCTCTACGTTTGGAAAGGTAAGCAACCCCACTCCAGCCAAATGTAGGCCTActtttaattaatacattttattgttttccccTGGATTATATTTAGTTAATTTCATCCAAAGCCCAACAAACGGGTGTTTGGAGCAGGCACGGCGGCAGGATCTCAATTTCGGGTGAACCAGAGTAATTTTGGATGGGCCTATTAATTACAGATGTTAAGTCAATGGCGCAGTATTTCACTGGGCGCATAATCAAGATAGTAATCTGTGTCTCTTTGGGCGggtgcacaacacacactgcttaGACACACACGGAGCActgcacacacatatgcaaacgATTACAAATAAACgtcatttatgtttttctctcctATGCGAGACGACCCGGAGCGTAAAGAAAGTTAGTGAGACGCGCATCCCAGTCCCGGAGTCAGACGCGCGACTGCActtggactgtgtgtgtgtgtgtgtgtgtgtgtgtgtgtgtgtgtgtgtgtgtgtgtgtgtgtaacagctgAGATTCGGATGTGTACAAGAGTTCAGAACATTAATTACATTAGATCCTGACCGATCACATGAGTGGAGATTAATGGTTGGGGAGTAACAGATTACATGTAACGGCGttaagtatttaaaataaaaaacacgagTAACGGTATTCCGTTATAGTTAGTTTAAATTGGTGTATTTACTTTCTTTCCCGAGTGCCCCCGCTGGCGGgggcaacagcgccccctataaATTAAAAACTTCTCAGGGCAGTTAAACAAGCACGAATATAAGTCATATGACACACATTAGTCGATGTTATTTGCATAACTTATTCTCTGAAGACAGTAATAAGATCGCTCTCTAAAGCAAGTGTTAAATAAAATCAGTGTCCCAGATAAATACGTTCAACTAGACAATTTTGAAGTAAGCTTAAATTAATCCAAAAGTATTTAGAATACAttactttacttgagtaatCCAAGGGAATACATTACAGATAACATTTTAACAGgggaatacattttaaaagtaacccTCCCAACACTATGGAGATTTATGCTGTGCCTCGTGTGTTAATGAGCACATGTCTTATCGATTTGCCTGGCATCTATTGATTTCTTTTAAGCACCGCGGTGCTGGACAGCTCCCGTTAACAGCTTCTTCAGTGTGATTTTAAGGCACTCAAAATAATCCAGTTAAGAACGCGCATGGGAAACATTCTTAAGAGCGCTCTTAAGTCCTTAAGTACAATCTTAATTGGGAAAATGACATATTGTCTTTTGTTTTACAGTCcagaaaagtttaaaaaaaaccatTGAGGATATAGTGACTGTCATTGACAAGCGTCGTGCCTCGAGCCATGATGAGACTTTTTGGGGTGAAATCTGTCGTGACCTTGGTATTACAAATTCCAACATAAACAGGACAAGGCTCAAAGATGGCTATCTTCGATATAAAAAGGTAATGGTTTCACGTTCTCACTTTGACATTTCTAAAAGCCTGTGGACATGAACCCTCTAAATAGTAAAATTCATAGTTCATATAGTgtcaaaatgttgtattgtcatTATTTGTCCATAAATTTcttagagaaagaaaatgtttataaaatgaGAAACTAAGTTGACAAACCGCTGTGTTGCTTGGTCCAGACTCAGTAGGCAGAGTGAGTAGCAATAGAACATAGATTGATGTTACAACACAACAATTTTCTTTACACACCCACTCAGCAAGTAACATTACTTATTTATGACCTTTTTGTAATTAATTGCATAATTTGTGTGTTGAACGCTAAGCACAACCACAATGAAACATAACTTATGATATCATTTGTTAAATTTGGATAGATTCAATGGATTTccaatcattttaaaatgtttgacagtatatACATGAACGCCTAATTTACATGGTTACAGGCACATGTTGCATGTGAGTTTCCAGAGGCTCTAATATTTGGCAtc
It encodes:
- the LOC128440498 gene encoding odorant receptor 131-2-like yields the protein MGSSFPQGDTEALSAGLTGTEEGAGNRNGEGCPHWAGGLSLHRAFSILLSWSRLSIFIARATRESNLDGRSSGYKMNDKIMLIQIFVVLFLCINLLQITTFFSKEVFYTTMRYVLFAVTLISDCLFLFVTVILLILYYYRFTIQMWLCLIIYMVLSLYTFVTPVTLTAMTLERYVAICLPLRHTELCSPRSTLHGILIIQSLSSLPCIVFLSVFFGSASSASYTQSGTCAVETFIIHTWQGHLRSEINQFYFLIMCITIVFSYVKIMRAAKAVSAEDKQSTWRGLRTVGLHAFQLLLCLIQLWCPFIEAAVLQINLMLFLNVRYFNYITFLIAPRCLSPLIYGLRDEIFFHALKRLALCGLRKKH
- the LOC128440499 gene encoding odorant receptor 131-2-like; its protein translation is MAANITTEYRMNDMRMLIQVIVVLFLCINLLLITTFFSKEVFYTTMRYLLFAVTLMSDSMFLFVTDILLIVNFSQYTIQMWFCLILYIISSLCMVVTPVTLTAMTLERYVAICLPLRHAELCSPRSTLHVILIIYSLSSLPCIVFLSIFFASASSASYTQSGTCAGETFIIYTWQGHLMSAINQFYFLIMGITVVFSYVKIMRVAKAASGEDKQSTWRGLRTVGLHAFQQLLCLIQLWGPFIEAAVSKINLMLSIKVRFFNYITFILAPRCLSPLIYGLRDEMFFHALKKIVLCGLRKKH